A portion of the Leptospira kanakyensis genome contains these proteins:
- a CDS encoding 7TM domain-containing protein: MDRKTLITVSILIILPIVSILYKLNVAELSLLPVEVDDTVNLQVVILPKENVAISEVTFPIPKQFIQSRVLKSNTKIEDLDFRLQKKQYGHLGIWEGEDWNSSIGYYAKIKILPYTHTQPEPEIITTPGKQNAKEPYYLSLKNFSPEEIRLAKKLFEQIHPYDKDNVASAKQIYYFISEEVLNTTKEITLSDTIRLNNGNAYTQSILFSLLCRMKGIQARTVAGFDLSKQNGKDNKTKLTFWNEIRIHGKWYFVSTYKNIFAGHVNGYLPLWKSVEERRSLGEDPATFRYTAYITKSNVNRYNFKEYSEEVASSNSFLRYYSLYSLPTPLQNLFRLVILIPIGALVLSVARNMIGIPTFGIFTPILLAMFFYETNLLFGICFFLLMIGLGFFERYALDKYYLLAVPRLSILLTITVITLILFSVLNEEISFFNQMSVTLFPIVITTIFVERFSIMIIEEGVLNTFVTLAGTLLIALISYMIFFFGSLQILFFTHPELLFIVIAIQILLGQYKGYRVSELFRFKEIFKS; encoded by the coding sequence TTGGATCGTAAAACATTAATTACCGTCTCCATACTCATCATTTTACCGATAGTCTCTATTCTCTATAAGTTAAATGTTGCGGAACTTTCATTACTTCCTGTAGAAGTGGATGATACTGTGAATCTACAAGTGGTGATCCTTCCCAAAGAGAATGTAGCCATTTCAGAAGTCACATTCCCTATTCCAAAACAATTCATTCAATCCAGAGTTTTAAAATCCAATACCAAAATTGAGGATTTAGATTTTAGGCTCCAAAAGAAACAATATGGACATCTAGGGATCTGGGAAGGAGAGGATTGGAACTCATCGATTGGGTATTATGCAAAAATAAAAATCCTTCCTTATACACACACACAGCCGGAACCAGAAATTATAACGACTCCCGGCAAACAAAATGCGAAAGAACCTTATTACCTTTCTTTAAAAAACTTCTCTCCAGAAGAAATACGTTTAGCAAAAAAATTGTTTGAACAAATCCATCCCTACGACAAAGACAATGTTGCCTCTGCCAAACAAATTTATTATTTTATTTCAGAAGAAGTTTTGAACACTACGAAAGAAATTACTCTTTCTGATACAATTCGTTTGAATAATGGAAACGCTTATACGCAGTCCATTTTGTTTTCGTTACTTTGTCGAATGAAAGGAATCCAAGCGAGGACAGTTGCTGGTTTTGATCTGTCAAAACAAAACGGAAAGGACAATAAAACAAAACTTACTTTTTGGAATGAAATCCGAATTCATGGGAAATGGTATTTTGTTTCTACTTATAAAAACATATTTGCCGGGCATGTGAATGGTTATTTGCCACTTTGGAAATCAGTAGAGGAAAGGAGATCTCTCGGTGAAGATCCGGCTACTTTTCGTTATACTGCTTATATTACCAAATCGAATGTGAATCGTTATAATTTTAAAGAATATAGTGAAGAAGTGGCATCGAGTAATAGTTTCCTCAGATATTATTCTTTGTATAGTTTGCCAACACCCTTACAGAATTTGTTTCGATTGGTGATTTTGATTCCTATCGGTGCTTTGGTTTTGTCTGTGGCTAGGAATATGATTGGGATTCCTACCTTTGGAATTTTTACACCGATTCTACTTGCTATGTTTTTTTATGAAACAAATCTCCTATTTGGAATTTGTTTTTTTCTTTTAATGATTGGGCTTGGATTTTTCGAAAGGTATGCTTTGGATAAGTATTATCTACTCGCGGTCCCTAGGCTTTCCATCCTACTCACCATTACCGTCATTACCTTGATTTTGTTTTCTGTTTTGAATGAAGAAATTTCGTTTTTCAATCAAATGAGTGTTACTTTATTTCCTATTGTGATCACCACTATTTTTGTGGAACGTTTTTCCATTATGATCATTGAGGAAGGTGTATTGAATACCTTTGTCACTCTAGCAGGAACTTTACTGATTGCACTTATCAGTTATATGATTTTCTTTTTTGGTTCTTTACAAATTCTCTTTTTCACTCATCCAGAATTATTGTTCATTGTGATTGCCATTCAAATCCTTCTTGGGCAATACAAAGGGTATCGAGTTTCAGAACTTTTCCGTTTTAAGGAAATTTTTAAATCGTGA
- a CDS encoding alpha-L-glutamate ligase-like protein, protein MISLFRKFEEEGVLGINRRVGEYILPYNPREYYPLVDDKWKTAELARQFHVPMPHHYGVVDAFGGIRNVRELIQNRPGFVVKPANGGMGNGILVIARESEGRNGSINYHKVDDKTISEKELYHHISGILSGLYSLDGNSDSCVLQERLECHSFFREISFRGIPDIRVIVFLGYPVMAMLRLPTMESGGRANLHQGALGVGVELRTGTLTHSVCNDKIIHLHPDTKQTLSGRVIPHWETILEMASRCYDMSGLGYLGVDIVLDEMRGPLLLEMNARPGLGIQIANRMGLRDRLQLVERIRNSADGPKDRVHRMFQEL, encoded by the coding sequence GTGATTTCGCTTTTTAGAAAATTTGAGGAAGAGGGAGTCCTTGGAATCAATCGTAGGGTGGGTGAATACATTTTACCTTATAATCCAAGAGAGTATTATCCATTAGTCGATGATAAATGGAAAACAGCTGAACTTGCCAGACAGTTCCATGTTCCTATGCCTCACCATTATGGAGTTGTAGATGCCTTCGGTGGGATACGGAATGTTCGGGAACTCATCCAAAACAGACCCGGTTTTGTTGTAAAACCAGCTAACGGCGGTATGGGAAACGGTATTCTTGTGATCGCCCGTGAGTCAGAAGGTAGAAATGGTTCCATCAATTATCATAAGGTGGATGATAAAACCATTTCTGAAAAAGAACTGTATCATCATATTTCAGGGATTCTATCGGGACTTTATTCCTTGGATGGTAATTCTGATTCTTGTGTATTACAAGAACGATTGGAATGCCATTCCTTCTTTCGGGAAATTTCCTTTCGGGGGATTCCTGACATTCGGGTCATTGTATTTTTAGGTTATCCAGTAATGGCAATGTTACGTTTGCCTACAATGGAATCAGGGGGAAGGGCCAACCTTCACCAAGGGGCTCTCGGTGTGGGTGTAGAACTTCGCACTGGAACTCTGACTCACTCAGTATGTAATGACAAAATCATCCATCTACATCCGGACACCAAACAAACATTAAGTGGAAGAGTGATTCCTCATTGGGAAACCATTTTGGAGATGGCATCTCGTTGTTATGATATGTCTGGTCTCGGGTATTTAGGAGTAGATATCGTACTCGATGAAATGAGAGGGCCGTTACTTCTTGAAATGAATGCAAGACCAGGGCTTGGAATTCAAATTGCGAATCGAATGGGGTTACGAGATCGTTTGCAGTTAGTGGAAAGGATTAGGAATTCGGCGGATGGTCCCAAAGACAGAGTCCACCGAATGTTTCAAGAGTTGTAA
- a CDS encoding ATP-binding protein has protein sequence MYRILFCLLLLPLALGAEGSLGLWHLGTNANTKLSDLSPKDYNNHFYFGFTENYHYYQIQLEENASRYFHFENGMISELDLTLFQNDKPVSQIQTGLLRKKNPDVLFTGGFVLPAKEKGTYLFKIHSDDAHRINFTIRDEFSLLQYTKSLSLWQGFHLGLCILVCLLSATQFVLLRERVYLLLTFATLSILFTNTLRSGLLYEYGASNYEWFYRYVPGLISLTPFGLVIFLREFLHTKEKYPNADKYFIVYAMFLLVSILIVFIDLQIYFRFIYSNSLILTTVTFGYAVYSLITKKENANVLFYAFFVRQISTGLLILTNLGLLPSYPFLSSANEIGAALQMTIFTIAISKFQIQTRIKKEESVTKENAELETMVLERTKEIQTQKEELEKALLQISHTESKLVFSEKMSELGKLIAGVAHEINNPLSAIKASIETLIESKENEIKNLGSKENIYSSLTASEIKTMKQIMSFQSDFGLVASYTERKDKKADLKKIFKDNGLEFEEAVLERFLDVGITNLYEDEIKLLKKGQEKLSNLILEEKNFRLHLSIIQIAVDRSSKTILALKNFSRVTKAEERRIFTLLENIETVITIYQYRMRGKVSLKKTFITDATILGWPEDLIRVWTNLILNGLEAMNQKGNLMITTEQKGNKVEVKVIDNGPGIPLEIQNKIFDPFFTTKDHGEGTGMGLGITKSIIEKHKGNIQIESEPGRTCFSVLLPVIEFIDPNEPFVEET, from the coding sequence TTGTATCGAATCCTTTTTTGTCTTCTTTTACTTCCTTTGGCCCTCGGGGCAGAAGGAAGTTTGGGACTTTGGCATTTAGGAACAAACGCTAATACAAAACTCTCCGATCTAAGTCCCAAAGACTATAACAATCACTTTTACTTTGGCTTTACAGAAAACTACCACTACTACCAAATCCAATTAGAAGAAAATGCATCTAGATACTTCCATTTTGAAAATGGAATGATATCAGAATTAGACCTTACGTTATTTCAAAACGATAAACCAGTATCTCAGATCCAAACAGGACTACTTAGAAAAAAAAATCCAGATGTTTTATTTACAGGAGGATTTGTTTTACCTGCAAAAGAAAAAGGAACTTACCTCTTTAAAATCCATTCAGATGATGCGCATAGAATCAATTTTACAATTCGAGACGAATTTAGTTTATTACAATATACAAAATCTTTATCTCTTTGGCAGGGATTTCATTTAGGGCTCTGTATCTTAGTTTGTTTACTTTCGGCAACTCAGTTTGTATTACTCAGAGAAAGAGTTTATTTATTACTTACCTTTGCGACTTTATCCATTTTATTCACAAACACCTTAAGATCTGGTCTTTTGTATGAGTATGGTGCCAGTAATTATGAATGGTTTTATCGGTATGTACCGGGACTCATTTCCTTAACACCATTTGGGCTTGTGATTTTTTTACGTGAGTTTCTACACACCAAAGAAAAATATCCAAACGCTGATAAATATTTTATCGTTTATGCAATGTTTTTGTTGGTTTCTATTCTGATTGTGTTCATAGATTTACAAATCTACTTTCGATTTATATATTCCAATAGTTTGATTTTGACTACTGTTACTTTTGGATATGCAGTTTATAGTTTAATCACAAAGAAAGAAAATGCAAACGTACTCTTTTATGCTTTCTTTGTTAGACAAATTAGCACTGGCCTGCTGATTCTTACAAACCTGGGTTTATTGCCATCTTACCCCTTCTTAAGTTCTGCCAACGAAATTGGAGCAGCACTACAGATGACAATCTTCACCATTGCCATTTCAAAATTTCAAATCCAAACAAGAATCAAAAAAGAAGAATCCGTCACCAAAGAAAACGCAGAGTTAGAAACAATGGTTTTGGAAAGGACAAAGGAAATCCAAACACAAAAAGAAGAATTAGAAAAAGCCCTATTACAGATTAGTCATACAGAAAGTAAACTTGTGTTTTCTGAAAAGATGTCAGAGTTAGGAAAACTAATTGCTGGTGTGGCTCACGAGATCAATAACCCCTTAAGTGCCATCAAAGCATCCATTGAAACTCTCATTGAATCGAAAGAAAATGAAATTAAAAACTTGGGTTCCAAAGAAAATATTTATTCTTCACTCACAGCTTCAGAAATCAAAACCATGAAACAAATTATGAGTTTCCAATCCGACTTTGGACTTGTTGCCAGTTACACAGAAAGGAAAGATAAAAAAGCAGATCTTAAAAAAATCTTTAAAGACAATGGATTAGAATTTGAAGAAGCCGTATTAGAAAGATTTTTAGATGTAGGGATCACAAACTTATACGAAGACGAAATTAAATTACTAAAAAAAGGACAAGAAAAACTTTCCAATCTCATTTTAGAAGAAAAGAACTTTAGGCTTCACTTATCCATCATCCAAATTGCAGTGGATCGATCTTCCAAAACTATTTTGGCTCTTAAAAACTTCTCCCGTGTCACAAAGGCAGAAGAAAGACGAATTTTTACTTTATTAGAAAACATAGAGACAGTCATTACCATTTATCAATACCGAATGCGCGGAAAAGTTTCTTTGAAAAAAACTTTTATTACCGATGCAACTATACTGGGTTGGCCAGAAGATTTGATCCGAGTATGGACCAATTTGATTTTAAATGGTTTAGAGGCCATGAACCAAAAAGGAAACCTGATGATCACTACCGAACAAAAGGGAAATAAAGTGGAGGTCAAAGTAATTGATAATGGCCCTGGGATTCCACTAGAGATTCAGAACAAAATTTTTGATCCCTTCTTTACGACCAAAGATCACGGAGAAGGAACAGGAATGGGTCTTGGAATTACAAAATCGATCATCGAAAAACACAAAGGAAACATTCAAATAGAATCTGAACCAGGCAGAACTTGTTTTTCTGTTTTATTGCCAGTCATTGAATTCATTGATCCCAACGAACCATTTGTAGAAGAAACTTAA
- a CDS encoding chloride channel protein, with protein sequence MGSIFGLKGVFSIQGPRSIYVYSLFIGLLSGFGAYGFNWALTWTESFTFGNLMGYNPGIPSGDMHFHSIGNVGSISPFWILFLPAIGGLLVGIITSFFCMEAQGGGTDSLIYSFHFKEGKIQAKVPFYKALATILTLGSGGSGGKEGPTAQIGAGFGSSLAGFLGAGARARRTLMLAGTAGGLGAIFRAPLGGAITAVEMVYQEDIESDSLVPCILSSVTAYLTYTSIAGSGSIFSVQEYSLNDYRHIPLYIVLGLLCYVVGFFFVKVYHFVQDVFSKLPLPNFLKPAFGGLIVGCIALLFPEVLGSGFGLIQRMINGEVLESTSFGFSGPFFLLAVALFKVFSTSVTVGSGSSGGLLGPSFAIGGMLGAFVGAMAQTLFPELNIIIFPFLLVGMGSFFAGVARAPIAGMVMVCDMIGSYELLPPLMIVSVIAVVLSHKFSIYRNQIKNRFLSPSHHWDMNQDIMDRIRITDHFSEFRKYAMVSEHVSLTELQTNAPGIQASDFILVGPEEEYKGIVSLRKNRILPEFEEDLKNLITCGEIVQDVPSVNRNDTLGKALQILLEYDVDKLAIVEDGKCLGYLRYIDLFNAYQNEVKNKQRKSV encoded by the coding sequence ATGGGTTCAATTTTCGGTCTAAAAGGAGTGTTTTCTATCCAGGGACCGCGATCGATTTATGTCTATTCCCTATTCATTGGTCTTCTCTCTGGTTTTGGCGCCTATGGATTCAATTGGGCCTTAACTTGGACGGAATCCTTTACCTTCGGTAACCTTATGGGTTACAATCCGGGTATCCCTTCCGGTGATATGCATTTCCATTCCATCGGAAATGTCGGATCAATTTCCCCTTTTTGGATCCTTTTTTTACCAGCAATTGGTGGCCTCCTTGTTGGGATCATCACCAGTTTCTTTTGTATGGAAGCCCAAGGTGGTGGCACCGATTCACTCATTTATTCCTTCCATTTTAAAGAAGGAAAAATCCAGGCCAAAGTTCCATTTTATAAAGCTCTCGCCACCATACTTACATTAGGTTCTGGTGGGTCAGGGGGAAAGGAAGGGCCGACAGCACAAATAGGGGCAGGGTTTGGTTCTAGTTTGGCTGGATTTCTCGGTGCAGGTGCCAGAGCTCGTAGAACCTTGATGTTGGCAGGGACTGCGGGAGGACTCGGGGCCATCTTTCGCGCACCACTTGGCGGAGCCATCACTGCTGTGGAAATGGTGTACCAAGAAGATATCGAAAGTGATTCTCTGGTTCCTTGTATTCTTTCTTCTGTAACGGCATATTTAACTTATACAAGCATTGCAGGAAGTGGATCTATATTTTCCGTTCAGGAATATAGTCTGAATGATTACAGGCATATTCCTTTATACATTGTACTTGGGCTTCTTTGTTATGTGGTAGGTTTTTTCTTTGTGAAGGTCTATCATTTCGTACAGGATGTTTTTTCTAAACTTCCCTTACCAAATTTCTTAAAACCAGCGTTTGGTGGACTGATTGTTGGCTGTATTGCGTTATTATTTCCCGAAGTTTTGGGTTCTGGATTTGGACTCATCCAAAGAATGATCAATGGAGAAGTTTTAGAATCTACCAGTTTCGGTTTTTCTGGCCCATTCTTTTTATTGGCCGTTGCCTTATTTAAAGTTTTTTCTACATCCGTGACTGTGGGTTCGGGGAGTTCTGGTGGATTACTTGGCCCTTCTTTTGCCATCGGTGGTATGTTAGGTGCCTTTGTTGGTGCTATGGCTCAAACTTTATTCCCAGAATTGAATATTATTATCTTTCCTTTCCTTCTCGTGGGTATGGGTTCTTTTTTTGCTGGTGTAGCAAGGGCTCCGATTGCCGGAATGGTTATGGTTTGTGATATGATTGGAAGTTATGAACTTTTACCTCCACTCATGATTGTTTCTGTGATTGCCGTTGTTTTATCTCATAAGTTTTCTATTTATAGAAACCAAATCAAAAACAGATTTTTATCTCCCTCTCACCATTGGGATATGAACCAAGACATTATGGATCGGATTCGAATCACCGATCATTTTTCTGAATTTAGAAAATATGCAATGGTATCAGAACATGTTTCTTTGACAGAGTTACAAACCAATGCACCGGGGATCCAGGCCAGCGATTTCATTCTTGTTGGGCCAGAGGAAGAATATAAGGGGATAGTTTCTCTTCGAAAAAATAGAATCCTTCCAGAATTTGAAGAAGATTTAAAAAATCTCATTACCTGCGGAGAAATTGTGCAAGATGTTCCTTCTGTTAACAGAAATGACACATTAGGCAAAGCGCTACAAATTCTTTTAGAATATGATGTCGACAAACTTGCGATTGTTGAAGATGGTAAATGTTTGGGTTATTTAAGATACATTGATTTGTTCAATGCATACCAAAATGAAGTGAAAAATAAACAACGTAAGTCAGTATGA
- a CDS encoding ATP-dependent zinc protease — protein sequence MGRLIPRLSLLVLFGIVTLLFNCFGARQVVEKKPDSHIKPIVIPPQYLKPIVGRVEWVEFPNWKLKLRARVDTGAKSCSIHAVNIERITENGEVFVFFDTFVDEKPVRLKSKFVKEAKVTSTSGVSETRIIISEVMKMGKYKEEVIINLNDRTNLTYPILIGRNFLMGKFLVDVSLSHALGD from the coding sequence ATGGGCCGATTGATTCCGCGTTTATCATTACTAGTTTTATTTGGGATTGTGACTCTACTTTTCAATTGTTTTGGAGCAAGACAAGTGGTGGAGAAAAAACCTGACTCTCATATCAAACCCATTGTCATTCCGCCACAATATTTAAAACCCATTGTGGGTCGAGTAGAGTGGGTCGAATTTCCAAATTGGAAACTCAAACTGCGAGCCAGGGTCGATACTGGTGCAAAATCTTGTTCCATTCATGCAGTGAATATAGAAAGGATCACCGAAAATGGTGAGGTTTTTGTTTTTTTTGATACCTTTGTCGATGAAAAACCAGTTCGATTGAAAAGTAAGTTTGTTAAGGAAGCGAAAGTGACGAGTACTAGTGGTGTTTCAGAAACTAGAATCATTATTAGTGAAGTGATGAAGATGGGAAAGTATAAAGAAGAAGTAATTATCAATTTGAATGATAGAACCAATTTGACTTATCCTATTCTTATTGGGCGAAATTTTCTGATGGGAAAATTTCTTGTCGATGTTTCTTTATCACATGCGTTAGGGGATTAG
- the lpxD gene encoding UDP-3-O-(3-hydroxymyristoyl)glucosamine N-acyltransferase: MNQLNLSTLQSLLPEAKFHNTESISSVSFTGLTSLSLANTNEISFVAAKTFVNDAKTCKASLLIVSPDIVDSLTEKALIIVPKVELATAKIIRQFFPEKQPSGKHSTHIVLDPSAKIGSNTDIGHFVTIGKDSVIGNDCIIEDGVKIGDRVHIGDGSRIGKNCVFFDDTIVGKRFIVFGNSSFGGDGFGFVYAEGKHNKVPQVGRVVIGDDVEVGSNCTIDRGALTDTTIGNGCKFDNMVHIAHNCKVGDHVIIAGQSGLAGSVTLGNNVIIGGACAISDHLTLLEGTIIAGGSSLRTSPKTKDVYIGWDLGLTFPEFQKYRVNIKNIVNLNKWLKRIENVEKKVGIETKES, encoded by the coding sequence ATGAACCAACTCAATCTATCTACTCTCCAGTCATTACTCCCAGAAGCAAAGTTTCACAACACAGAAAGTATCAGTTCTGTTTCTTTTACAGGACTCACTTCTCTTAGTTTAGCAAATACAAATGAAATCTCTTTTGTTGCCGCTAAAACCTTTGTGAATGACGCCAAAACATGCAAAGCAAGTTTACTCATTGTATCTCCTGATATAGTGGATTCCTTAACAGAAAAAGCTTTAATCATTGTCCCCAAAGTAGAATTGGCCACCGCAAAAATCATCCGCCAATTTTTTCCAGAAAAACAACCATCGGGAAAACATAGCACACATATTGTCCTTGATCCATCTGCTAAAATCGGATCCAACACAGACATCGGACACTTTGTAACCATTGGAAAAGATTCTGTCATTGGAAATGATTGTATCATTGAAGATGGAGTCAAAATTGGTGATCGTGTTCATATCGGTGACGGTTCGAGAATAGGAAAAAACTGCGTTTTCTTCGATGATACAATTGTTGGAAAACGTTTCATTGTATTTGGAAACTCCAGTTTCGGTGGTGATGGATTCGGATTTGTTTATGCTGAAGGCAAACATAATAAAGTCCCACAAGTGGGTCGTGTTGTGATTGGTGATGATGTAGAAGTAGGTAGTAACTGCACGATTGACCGCGGTGCCCTTACGGATACAACCATAGGCAATGGATGTAAATTTGACAATATGGTGCACATTGCTCACAACTGTAAGGTGGGAGACCACGTCATCATTGCTGGCCAATCTGGTCTTGCTGGAAGTGTTACATTAGGAAACAACGTCATCATCGGTGGTGCTTGTGCCATTAGTGATCACCTAACACTATTGGAAGGAACCATCATTGCCGGTGGATCAAGCCTAAGAACTTCGCCAAAAACAAAAGATGTGTATATTGGTTGGGATTTGGGACTCACTTTCCCAGAATTTCAAAAATATCGTGTGAATATCAAAAATATTGTGAACCTAAACAAGTGGCTCAAACGTATTGAAAATGTTGAAAAGAAAGTAGGAATCGAAACAAAAGAATCCTAA
- a CDS encoding DUF6580 family putative transport protein produces the protein MFQSRVSIAILMVIATVISRVLPHPPNFTPILAVSLFSGAYLADRRLALFVPILAMFVSDFFIGFHDLMPVVYGFMILAVLFGKQIGSSLTKSFGFTVVGSVVFFILTNLAVWATSGMYTLDVSGLVTCFTLAIPFFQNSIAGDLVYSGILFGSMAFLNRTVFVTTKQNA, from the coding sequence ATGTTCCAATCCCGTGTCTCTATTGCCATCCTTATGGTAATCGCTACTGTCATCAGCCGCGTCCTACCGCACCCACCGAATTTTACGCCAATTTTGGCAGTTTCTTTGTTTTCTGGTGCTTATTTGGCGGATAGACGACTGGCACTTTTTGTTCCTATTTTAGCGATGTTTGTTTCCGATTTTTTCATTGGGTTTCATGACCTAATGCCTGTCGTGTATGGATTTATGATTCTTGCAGTCCTCTTTGGAAAACAAATTGGAAGTTCTCTTACAAAATCCTTTGGATTTACAGTCGTTGGATCGGTTGTATTCTTTATTTTGACAAACTTAGCGGTTTGGGCAACAAGTGGAATGTATACTTTGGATGTTTCTGGCCTCGTGACTTGTTTCACACTCGCCATTCCTTTTTTCCAAAACTCCATTGCAGGTGATTTAGTATATTCAGGAATCCTTTTCGGATCGATGGCTTTTCTCAATCGCACTGTTTTTGTTACAACAAAACAAAACGCTTAA
- the mazG gene encoding nucleoside triphosphate pyrophosphohydrolase — translation MNPPNLDSPLENLLALTADLRSPEGCPWDKEQTHLSVIPHLLEETYEVVDTIEQGDDNHLKEELGDLLFQITFHSQLAKERGVFSFQDVANDVFQKLVYRHPHVYGDTDGIHSGDQVLSQWDKLKQKEKEKTGKVDTDKSILAGIPKALPAIQRSEKIQSKVTKQGFDWPTVSGVFEKFQEEIKELDTELQTKGSLSSKKLPYDERIEDELGDLFFLLVNLSRKLSVDPETCLRRANEKFETRFRIVEDLVSQTGKTLKDHSLEELDLFWDQAKLQLKEKSIIPSPTDLITKENKGSVNQGPNQD, via the coding sequence GTGAACCCTCCTAATTTAGATTCACCCTTGGAAAACCTGCTGGCGCTTACCGCTGATTTGCGTAGTCCCGAAGGTTGTCCCTGGGACAAAGAACAAACCCATCTTTCTGTCATCCCCCATTTACTCGAAGAAACCTACGAGGTTGTGGATACCATTGAACAAGGAGACGACAACCACTTAAAAGAAGAGCTGGGAGATTTACTTTTCCAGATCACTTTTCATAGCCAACTGGCCAAGGAACGAGGGGTTTTTAGTTTTCAGGATGTAGCCAATGATGTATTCCAAAAATTGGTTTATCGCCACCCGCATGTTTATGGAGATACCGATGGAATCCATTCAGGAGATCAGGTTCTTTCCCAGTGGGACAAACTCAAACAAAAAGAAAAAGAGAAAACAGGAAAAGTGGATACCGATAAAAGTATCCTTGCGGGAATTCCAAAGGCACTCCCTGCCATCCAACGTTCTGAAAAAATCCAAAGTAAGGTGACCAAACAAGGGTTTGATTGGCCTACCGTTTCCGGTGTGTTTGAAAAATTTCAAGAAGAAATCAAAGAACTAGATACAGAACTCCAAACGAAAGGATCCCTTAGTTCTAAAAAATTACCTTATGATGAACGTATTGAAGATGAGTTAGGTGATCTATTCTTTTTACTCGTTAATTTATCTAGGAAACTTTCTGTGGATCCAGAAACTTGCCTTCGTCGGGCCAATGAAAAGTTTGAAACCAGGTTCCGTATCGTAGAAGATTTGGTTTCACAAACTGGAAAAACTTTGAAGGATCACTCTTTAGAAGAACTCGATTTGTTTTGGGACCAAGCGAAGTTACAACTAAAAGAGAAGTCTATCATCCCTTCCCCTACCGATTTGATAACAAAAGAAAACAAAGGTTCTGTGAACCAAGGCCCGAATCAAGATTAA
- a CDS encoding LIC10920 family plasminogen-binding lipoprotein — translation MFRSIVILLVFSSVFAACGLKNENNAALSILDDSTPALYPFNAEVDTSVTTSCGQASPATTSTTGTGTTGGTTGTTSTTNNTRFTVISQLIFKTKETLNLRFTYDSTQTQGTVDPQQGFVLAGGLFGKTVQGTQGVVKWFNQGINIDTALQSAQQISFFNLEIKLNGTYSSTSASTTILRQCNTTDGVNCTSAITTTQCFTADSKTCLVQDTSSDAKPVIISGTIKCNAPNIVPQ, via the coding sequence ATGTTTCGATCGATTGTTATCCTTTTGGTATTTTCTTCCGTTTTTGCCGCTTGTGGTCTTAAAAACGAAAACAATGCGGCCTTATCCATTCTGGATGATAGTACCCCTGCCCTATATCCGTTTAACGCGGAGGTAGATACCAGCGTAACGACTAGTTGTGGGCAAGCAAGTCCAGCTACTACCTCAACTACAGGGACAGGTACTACGGGAGGAACCACAGGGACTACATCCACAACTAACAACACTCGATTTACCGTAATTTCTCAGTTGATTTTCAAAACAAAGGAAACACTTAATCTTAGGTTTACTTACGATAGTACTCAAACACAAGGAACAGTAGACCCGCAACAAGGCTTTGTATTAGCCGGTGGCCTCTTCGGAAAAACAGTACAAGGCACACAAGGGGTTGTGAAATGGTTCAACCAAGGAATCAACATTGATACCGCGCTCCAAAGCGCGCAGCAAATCTCTTTCTTCAATTTAGAAATCAAATTAAACGGAACGTATAGTTCAACATCAGCAAGCACAACTATCTTGCGTCAGTGTAACACTACAGATGGAGTTAACTGTACTTCTGCGATAACAACGACACAATGTTTTACTGCGGATTCAAAAACTTGTTTGGTGCAAGACACAAGCTCAGATGCAAAGCCCGTGATTATTTCTGGAACCATAAAGTGTAACGCGCCAAATATCGTTCCACAATAA
- a CDS encoding LIC_13241 domain-containing protein: MNSLDLNDLPFLKEESLRVYRWLLVQFPELDTLETNESFQFPLRWMTEQKGQRFEWVVSDMGSVTLRLGGLEGNRRNPAPIFYLSLRKLDGDVFHWTDPEGNPVPFPDPSILIDIQNRIQLYLDSVS; encoded by the coding sequence ATGAACTCTCTCGATTTAAACGATTTGCCATTTTTAAAAGAAGAATCCCTTCGTGTGTATCGTTGGTTACTTGTACAATTTCCAGAACTAGATACACTAGAAACAAACGAATCTTTTCAGTTTCCCCTCCGTTGGATGACGGAACAAAAAGGGCAAAGATTCGAATGGGTGGTCTCCGATATGGGATCCGTAACACTTAGATTAGGTGGATTAGAAGGGAATCGTAGAAACCCGGCTCCCATTTTTTATTTGAGTTTACGGAAATTAGACGGAGATGTGTTCCATTGGACAGATCCAGAAGGAAATCCCGTTCCTTTCCCCGACCCATCCATTTTGATAGATATCCAAAATCGAATCCAATTGTATTTGGACTCGGTTTCTTAA